The Algoriphagus sp. TR-M9 genome has a window encoding:
- a CDS encoding DUF1573 domain-containing protein, which translates to MKKLGLLMTVFAFVFALQVNAQEQNGPVITFKEKSIDFGDITQGDKVSHTFELTNSGTAPLVISNVAATCGCTVPSWPKEPVAPGKSAEIKVSFNSAGKMGKQNSVVRIYSNASEPIEKVSLISNVLPKTK; encoded by the coding sequence ATGAAAAAGTTAGGATTATTAATGACTGTTTTCGCTTTTGTATTTGCACTTCAGGTAAATGCGCAAGAGCAGAATGGCCCAGTAATCACCTTCAAAGAAAAATCAATTGATTTCGGTGATATTACACAAGGAGATAAGGTTTCCCACACCTTTGAGTTGACCAATTCAGGGACTGCACCCCTAGTGATTTCCAATGTAGCTGCTACATGCGGCTGTACAGTGCCAAGCTGGCCAAAAGAGCCGGTAGCTCCGGGAAAATCGGCTGAGATTAAAGTTTCCTTCAATTCAGCCGGAAAAATGGGCAAGCAGAATTCTGTGGTGAGGATTTATTCCAATGCCTCTGAGCCGATCGAGAAAGTATCCTTGATATCAAACGTGCTTCCAAAGACAAAATAA
- the map gene encoding type I methionyl aminopeptidase — MSITKESELIGMKRISEVVGNTLKLMREYAQVGMSTKELDHFGGEILKSFGAKSAPYETYGFPGYSCISVNEVAAHGIPSEKVILREGDLVNIDVSAELNGFWSDNGGSFVLGKDINNHQPLVDASKDILQKAIHAIKGGVKIADIGFLIESEAKKSGYKVIKNLAGHGVGRSLHEKPEDILNYRVKTNQERFKKNTTVAIETFIATKSTYAVEQNDGWTLVGNKGGFVTQHEHTILVTDEAPIILTEGNGIWD, encoded by the coding sequence ATGTCCATCACCAAAGAATCAGAATTAATCGGAATGAAGCGCATCAGCGAAGTGGTAGGAAACACTTTGAAACTGATGAGAGAATACGCCCAGGTCGGCATGTCCACCAAAGAACTGGACCATTTCGGTGGGGAAATCCTGAAGAGCTTTGGTGCAAAATCAGCCCCTTATGAAACCTATGGTTTTCCGGGATATTCCTGCATCAGTGTAAATGAGGTGGCCGCGCATGGAATCCCTTCCGAAAAGGTGATTTTGAGAGAAGGAGATTTGGTAAATATCGACGTTTCGGCAGAGCTCAATGGTTTTTGGTCAGACAATGGAGGCTCTTTTGTTTTGGGAAAGGACATCAATAATCACCAGCCTCTGGTTGACGCCTCCAAAGACATTCTTCAAAAAGCCATCCATGCCATCAAAGGCGGAGTAAAAATAGCAGACATCGGGTTCCTCATAGAGTCAGAAGCTAAAAAGTCGGGCTATAAGGTGATTAAAAACCTAGCCGGTCACGGCGTGGGCAGAAGTTTACACGAAAAGCCAGAAGATATTTTAAACTATAGGGTCAAAACCAACCAGGAACGCTTTAAGAAAAATACTACTGTGGCTATTGAAACCTTTATTGCTACCAAGTCCACCTACGCCGTGGAACAGAATGATGGATGGACCTTGGTTGGAAACAAAGGCGGATTCGTCACCCAACACGAGCATACGATCCTGGTGACCGATGAGGCGCCGATTATCCTGACGGAAGGAAATGGGATTTGGGATTAG
- a CDS encoding alanine/glycine:cation symporter family protein, protein MKEIVEAINAVIWSNALIFLCLAAGIYFSFATKFLQVSYLKEMVQLLFSGESSKKGVSSFQAFAIAISGRVGTGNIAGVATAIAMGGPGAIFWMWVIAFLGASSAFVESTLGQIYKEVNDGEYRGGPAYYIEKGIGKKWYAMLFAFATIMATALFMPGVQSNSIALSVENAFDIPVFWTGALVTSFMALIILGGVKRISKVAEVVIPFMAAAYILMAVVIISINITEVPAVFALIIKSAFNMEAAFSGVFGMAIAWGVKRGIYSNEAGQGTAPHAAAAAEVSHPVKQGLVQSFSVYVDTLFVCTATALMILFTGQYNVENPAGGFLVENLPGVPYGPEFTQFAVASQFPSLGAGFIAISLLFFAFTTIMAYYYIAETNLSYLIRNTNNKWGIWVLRATILGATFYGSIKTAALAWTMGDIGVGLMAWLNIIAIILLRKPAFRALKDYQRQKKEGKDPVFVAKDAGIENADFWK, encoded by the coding sequence ATGAAAGAAATAGTTGAAGCAATTAATGCCGTAATCTGGAGCAACGCCCTGATTTTCCTATGTTTAGCTGCGGGCATTTACTTCTCATTTGCCACCAAGTTCCTGCAGGTTTCCTACCTCAAAGAAATGGTACAGCTGTTATTCAGCGGTGAATCTTCTAAAAAAGGCGTTTCATCCTTTCAGGCTTTTGCGATAGCAATCTCCGGAAGAGTGGGCACGGGAAATATAGCCGGTGTGGCCACTGCCATTGCTATGGGTGGCCCCGGAGCGATTTTTTGGATGTGGGTGATCGCATTTCTAGGGGCTTCTTCTGCATTTGTAGAATCTACACTGGGACAGATATACAAGGAGGTCAATGACGGAGAATACCGAGGAGGACCGGCTTATTACATAGAAAAAGGAATAGGTAAAAAATGGTACGCCATGCTGTTTGCCTTTGCCACCATCATGGCCACAGCCTTGTTTATGCCGGGAGTGCAAAGCAACAGTATAGCCCTTAGTGTGGAGAATGCTTTTGATATTCCAGTGTTTTGGACAGGAGCATTGGTAACTTCTTTCATGGCTTTGATTATACTGGGGGGTGTCAAGCGAATCAGTAAGGTAGCCGAAGTGGTCATTCCTTTTATGGCTGCAGCCTATATTCTGATGGCTGTAGTGATTATCTCCATCAATATCACTGAAGTGCCGGCAGTGTTTGCACTGATCATCAAATCGGCTTTTAATATGGAAGCGGCATTCTCCGGAGTATTCGGTATGGCCATCGCTTGGGGTGTCAAAAGGGGGATTTATTCTAACGAGGCCGGTCAGGGAACCGCCCCACATGCTGCGGCAGCTGCCGAAGTCAGTCACCCGGTCAAGCAAGGCCTAGTGCAGTCCTTTTCGGTTTACGTAGATACCTTATTTGTCTGTACAGCCACTGCATTGATGATTCTATTTACTGGTCAGTACAATGTAGAAAATCCGGCAGGTGGTTTTCTAGTAGAAAACCTTCCCGGAGTACCTTATGGCCCGGAATTCACCCAGTTTGCAGTAGCTTCGCAATTCCCGTCTTTAGGCGCAGGTTTTATTGCAATATCCCTGCTTTTTTTCGCCTTCACTACCATCATGGCTTACTATTACATAGCAGAAACCAACCTGAGTTACCTCATCAGAAACACCAATAACAAATGGGGAATCTGGGTGTTGAGAGCAACTATCCTAGGTGCTACTTTCTATGGCTCCATCAAAACTGCAGCTTTGGCATGGACTATGGGTGATATAGGCGTGGGACTTATGGCCTGGCTGAATATCATAGCTATTATTCTTTTGAGAAAACCAGCGTTCAGAGCATTGAAAGATTATCAAAGGCAGAAAAAAGAGGGTAAAGACCCTGTATTTGTGGCAAAGGACGCCGGAATTGAAAATGCTGATTTCTGGAAATAA
- a CDS encoding sialidase family protein yields the protein MKRNQFRSIAFAFLGVLLQCYTAVAQQNKYIEHQVVFQENGKYGGWPANHGIWVWGDEILVGFVQASFNKDEKGLHTYDPKTAENYYARSRDGGETWSLQDAYSLGQTAWGHDNNISDSKAAKPEVLKEPMPDFTSADFLLTFLRHNNDDGPSHFYYSNNKGATWDGPFVFPNMGTAGIANRTDYHVESSTTLTAFVTTAKSNSKEGRVAFVRTTDGGLNWELVSWVTPEHGGFDIMPSSIRLDENTYLTTIRTRLENGQNLISSYLSKNKGNSWQRLVDPAPDTGQGGSPPALVQLDDGRLALGYIHRSVFGSRVHVRFSEDQGRTWGNEIILRSGDGANRDVGYPRMVQRADGKLVMIYYWNHANSAEEKPYRYIAATIFDPEEWK from the coding sequence GTGAAAAGGAATCAATTTAGGAGTATTGCATTTGCCTTTCTAGGGGTTCTGCTACAGTGCTATACTGCAGTAGCTCAGCAGAATAAATACATTGAGCATCAGGTAGTCTTCCAAGAAAATGGCAAATATGGGGGCTGGCCTGCCAATCATGGAATTTGGGTTTGGGGTGACGAGATTTTGGTGGGTTTTGTACAGGCATCCTTCAATAAAGATGAAAAAGGACTGCATACTTATGATCCGAAAACGGCCGAAAACTATTATGCCAGAAGCAGGGATGGAGGGGAGACCTGGAGCTTGCAGGATGCATACTCTTTAGGCCAAACTGCCTGGGGACACGATAATAATATTTCGGACTCCAAAGCTGCTAAACCTGAAGTGTTAAAAGAACCCATGCCGGACTTTACCTCAGCGGATTTTCTGTTGACCTTTCTCAGGCACAATAATGACGATGGTCCCAGTCACTTTTATTACTCAAACAATAAGGGAGCTACCTGGGATGGGCCATTTGTTTTTCCTAATATGGGAACTGCAGGAATAGCCAATCGAACAGATTACCATGTAGAGAGTTCCACTACACTCACTGCTTTTGTAACCACCGCAAAATCCAATTCCAAGGAAGGTAGAGTGGCCTTTGTGCGGACTACTGATGGAGGTCTGAATTGGGAATTGGTCTCTTGGGTTACGCCTGAGCACGGTGGTTTCGATATTATGCCATCTTCCATTCGGCTGGATGAGAATACCTATTTGACTACCATCAGAACCCGGCTTGAAAATGGTCAGAATTTGATCAGTAGCTATCTGTCAAAGAATAAAGGCAATTCCTGGCAGCGATTGGTAGATCCCGCTCCGGATACGGGGCAAGGCGGATCGCCTCCTGCTTTAGTTCAATTGGATGACGGGAGGTTGGCTTTAGGCTATATCCATAGATCAGTTTTTGGCTCCAGAGTGCATGTGCGTTTTAGCGAAGATCAGGGCAGGACTTGGGGAAATGAGATTATATTGAGAAGTGGGGATGGAGCCAATAGGGATGTGGGCTATCCGCGTATGGTGCAGCGGGCAGATGGTAAACTGGTCATGATTTATTATTGGAATCATGCCAATTCTGCTGAGGAGAAGCCCTACCGGTATATTGCAGCGACTATTTTTGATCCGGAGGAATGGAAGTAG
- a CDS encoding single-stranded DNA-binding protein yields the protein MNTLRNKVQLIGRLGSKVEIKNLDGGKTLGKVSMATNEYYKNQKGERVEETTWHNLVAWGKQAELLDKYTDKGSEIAIEGKISNRSYEDKEGNKRYISEVVVQNILLMGERKAAVPAGASEEDDLPF from the coding sequence ATGAACACGCTAAGAAACAAAGTACAGCTGATCGGACGTCTAGGATCCAAAGTAGAAATCAAAAATCTGGACGGGGGCAAAACCCTAGGCAAGGTATCCATGGCCACTAATGAGTATTACAAAAACCAAAAAGGTGAGCGCGTAGAAGAAACCACCTGGCACAATCTGGTAGCCTGGGGCAAGCAGGCCGAACTCCTGGATAAATACACCGACAAGGGTTCGGAAATCGCCATAGAAGGCAAGATCAGCAACCGCTCCTACGAGGACAAGGAAGGAAACAAGCGCTACATCTCAGAAGTGGTGGTACAGAACATCCTGCTCATGGGCGAACGCAAGGCCGCAGTACCCGCAGGAGCTAGCGAAGAGGATGACCTTCCGTTTTAG
- a CDS encoding TIGR03643 family protein has translation MTARELDRIVEMAWEDKTPFEAIKNQFGVSESEVIKLMRLELKESSFKRWRKRVNSGISQKHLRKRNAAISRFKSSRQKSISNNKIS, from the coding sequence ATGACAGCTAGAGAACTAGACCGAATTGTGGAAATGGCTTGGGAGGATAAAACTCCCTTTGAAGCCATTAAAAATCAATTTGGTGTTTCGGAATCTGAAGTGATCAAATTGATGCGCCTAGAACTGAAGGAAAGTTCATTCAAAAGGTGGAGAAAGCGTGTCAACAGTGGTATCAGCCAAAAACATCTGAGAAAAAGGAATGCAGCCATTTCCCGATTCAAATCCAGCAGACAAAAAAGCATTTCCAATAATAAGATTAGCTAG
- a CDS encoding FAD-binding domain-containing protein: MLSIKRKIQAIDPARYAASRNFQDGAVTRLSPYISRGVISTRQVFQHIKSLNLPWNACEKLIQELTWRDYWQQVWKAKGEGIFEDLKNRQKPVERDQIPISVVQAQTGIHAVDQAIQELYRTGYMHNHMRMYIAAICCNIAQCHWTTPAKWLYSHLLDGDLASNHLSWQWVAGTFTSKKYYANQENINRYFNTDQRQTFLDVDYGDFESMEIPPQLLQITDFAVETKLPNPQNAALEKNKKTLIYNYYNLDPNWHPEDDFQRVFLLEPSVFHHYPVSEKCLDFALALSQNIQGIRLFVGEFSDLLQQVKPENLVYKEHPLNLHYQGKEEPRDWISGVEGYFPSFFAFWKKVKKEINFQPSA; encoded by the coding sequence ATGCTGTCTATCAAAAGAAAAATTCAGGCCATAGATCCTGCCCGATATGCAGCTAGCAGAAACTTTCAGGATGGGGCAGTGACCCGGCTTTCTCCTTACATTTCTCGTGGAGTGATTTCTACCCGGCAGGTTTTTCAGCATATCAAATCCTTGAATCTTCCTTGGAATGCTTGTGAAAAACTGATACAGGAACTGACATGGAGGGATTACTGGCAGCAGGTCTGGAAGGCAAAAGGAGAGGGGATCTTTGAAGATTTGAAAAACAGGCAAAAGCCAGTGGAGCGTGACCAGATTCCAATTTCCGTGGTACAAGCCCAAACGGGAATTCATGCAGTGGATCAGGCCATCCAAGAGCTATACCGCACCGGCTACATGCATAACCACATGCGCATGTACATCGCGGCTATTTGTTGCAATATAGCCCAGTGTCATTGGACTACACCTGCCAAGTGGCTTTACAGTCACCTGCTGGATGGGGATTTGGCCAGCAATCACCTCAGCTGGCAATGGGTGGCAGGCACTTTCACCAGCAAAAAATATTACGCCAATCAGGAAAACATCAACAGGTATTTCAACACCGATCAGAGGCAGACTTTCCTGGATGTGGACTATGGTGACTTTGAGTCCATGGAAATTCCACCGCAGCTTTTACAAATTACTGACTTTGCTGTGGAGACCAAGCTCCCAAATCCCCAAAATGCTGCTTTGGAAAAAAACAAAAAGACCCTGATTTATAACTATTACAACCTAGACCCAAATTGGCATCCGGAGGATGATTTCCAGCGTGTTTTTCTTTTGGAACCCTCGGTTTTCCACCACTATCCAGTAAGTGAAAAGTGCTTGGATTTTGCGCTGGCACTCTCCCAAAACATTCAAGGAATCCGACTCTTTGTGGGAGAGTTCTCAGACCTACTGCAGCAGGTCAAGCCGGAAAATCTGGTTTACAAAGAACATCCCCTCAATCTTCATTATCAGGGAAAGGAAGAGCCCCGGGATTGGATTTCGGGTGTGGAGGGATATTTCCCTTCCTTTTTTGCTTTTTGGAAAAAGGTCAAAAAAGAAATCAATTTTCAACCCTCAGCCTAA
- a CDS encoding flavin reductase family protein — MRLSKKEIEQLDRKFRLNLINSISGIKPANLIATKSRENHENVAIFSSVVHLGSSPAQLGFIMRPQTEIPRDTYPNILETGYYTINHISDSFIEKAHFTSAKLKKGESEFERMKLEPEYLAGFFAPFVQESPVKIGMKHQESIPLPNGCIFVIGSVEVIHMADHIINELGQLELQTYSGVGISGLNTYYGLNKLASFPYVREDQIPDFE, encoded by the coding sequence ATGCGGCTAAGCAAGAAAGAAATAGAGCAACTCGACCGGAAGTTTCGCTTGAACCTGATTAACTCTATTTCGGGAATCAAACCGGCGAATCTGATCGCTACCAAATCCCGGGAAAATCATGAAAATGTGGCTATTTTCTCCTCTGTGGTACACCTGGGATCCAGTCCCGCCCAGCTTGGGTTTATCATGAGACCGCAAACTGAAATTCCTAGAGATACTTATCCCAATATTCTGGAAACAGGCTATTATACCATCAATCATATTTCAGATTCCTTTATTGAAAAGGCACATTTCACCTCTGCTAAACTGAAAAAAGGAGAGTCTGAATTCGAGCGGATGAAGCTGGAACCGGAATATTTAGCTGGGTTTTTTGCCCCCTTCGTGCAAGAAAGCCCGGTGAAGATAGGTATGAAACATCAGGAAAGTATTCCCCTGCCTAATGGATGCATCTTTGTAATCGGTTCGGTGGAAGTGATCCATATGGCGGACCACATCATCAATGAACTGGGGCAATTAGAGCTGCAAACTTATTCCGGAGTTGGGATTTCCGGTCTCAATACCTATTATGGATTGAACAAACTGGCTAGCTTTCCCTATGTCCGGGAAGACCAAATTCCTGATTTTGAATGA
- a CDS encoding DUF2256 domain-containing protein, protein MKKADLPFKICPVCQRPFSWRKKWEKNWEVVKYCSKRCSGNK, encoded by the coding sequence ATGAAAAAAGCTGATTTGCCTTTTAAGATTTGTCCGGTCTGCCAAAGACCTTTCAGCTGGCGCAAAAAATGGGAAAAGAACTGGGAGGTAGTGAAATATTGCAGTAAACGCTGCAGTGGAAATAAATAA
- a CDS encoding LacI family DNA-binding transcriptional regulator, with product MKKKRISITDIANELSVTPSTVSRALNGGGKVSEKKRQEILSLAKKLGYRPNPIAKSLLENKTHTIGLIIPEFTHHFYSRMLAGIESVTSKAGYQLLICTSNEKQKQEIKSTQTLLDARVDGILATISKMNDKFQHLQEVMDSGTPLVLVDRFSEEIETPYVISDDFNGAFSAVDYLCQSGCKNILHIKGPANLSTTFNRFMGYKEALRKHEIEVKEELILESSDANLVEKIRFCLKNQQVDGAFAYSDYLAFEIYRAASDLKIPIPGSLSVIGYADEPLATYINPTLSTVNQQPFEMGATGANYLLNKINNPDIGLEIRSLETKLVIRDSCTKRAAKECQFS from the coding sequence ATGAAAAAGAAGAGAATCAGCATCACCGATATTGCCAATGAACTGAGCGTGACTCCATCTACGGTTTCGCGAGCCTTAAATGGTGGTGGCAAGGTTTCGGAGAAAAAAAGGCAGGAGATTCTTTCCTTGGCTAAAAAGCTGGGCTACAGACCCAACCCTATTGCCAAAAGCCTGCTGGAAAATAAGACCCACACCATTGGACTGATCATTCCGGAGTTTACGCATCACTTTTACAGCCGCATGCTCGCAGGCATAGAAAGCGTCACTTCCAAAGCCGGTTACCAATTGCTGATCTGTACTTCCAACGAAAAGCAAAAACAGGAGATCAAATCCACCCAAACACTCCTGGACGCCAGGGTGGACGGGATTCTAGCGACCATCTCCAAGATGAATGATAAATTTCAGCACCTGCAAGAAGTGATGGACAGTGGCACGCCGCTGGTACTGGTAGATAGATTTTCGGAGGAAATAGAAACCCCGTATGTCATCTCGGATGATTTCAACGGTGCCTTCTCAGCGGTGGATTACCTGTGCCAAAGTGGATGCAAGAACATACTCCATATCAAAGGCCCCGCAAATCTCTCCACGACCTTCAATAGATTTATGGGCTATAAGGAAGCACTACGCAAACATGAGATCGAAGTGAAAGAGGAACTGATACTGGAAAGTTCTGATGCCAATCTGGTGGAAAAAATCCGGTTTTGCCTGAAAAATCAACAGGTAGATGGAGCTTTTGCTTACAGTGATTACCTGGCTTTTGAAATTTACAGGGCGGCCAGCGATCTAAAAATACCGATTCCAGGGTCATTGTCTGTAATTGGCTATGCTGATGAACCCTTAGCTACCTACATCAACCCTACCCTGAGCACCGTAAATCAGCAGCCCTTTGAAATGGGTGCCACAGGGGCAAATTACCTGCTCAATAAGATCAATAATCCGGACATTGGGCTAGAAATTAGGAGTTTGGAAACCAAACTGGTGATCCGGGATTCTTGTACCAAAAGAGCGGCAAAAGAATGTCAATTCTCTTAG
- a CDS encoding aldo/keto reductase, whose product MDLGKTGIAVPAMIIGTSSLGNLYEATPYGQKLELVLAALECFPEGIVFDSAGKYGAGLALETLGQALYDLQVPKDRVLISNKLGWKRTPLRGSEPTFEPGVWKDLAHDAVQDISYQGILNCFEEGNNLLKGYESQLVSIHDPDEYLELAATPEDYEKRFEDILEGYAALDELKQAGKVKAIGVGSKDWKVIQKIYQHFPLDWVMIANSMTIYDHPVELFEFMKTLEKEGVGVINSAVFHSGFLVGGDYFDYQKINSVDPTFTKRFLWRGRFFALCEVHAIDPAHACIQFALQLPGVHALALNSTSMHRIRANQEFCETTIRDSFWDACKEHGLIAEYLSEFKLNQTK is encoded by the coding sequence ATGGATTTAGGTAAAACCGGCATAGCAGTACCAGCGATGATTATTGGGACGAGTTCTCTAGGTAATCTCTATGAGGCCACGCCTTATGGTCAAAAACTGGAGTTGGTGTTGGCGGCCCTGGAATGCTTTCCCGAAGGGATAGTCTTTGACTCGGCTGGTAAATATGGGGCTGGTTTGGCTTTGGAGACCTTGGGACAAGCGCTTTATGATTTACAAGTACCCAAAGACAGGGTGCTCATCAGCAATAAGCTGGGCTGGAAACGTACTCCGTTAAGGGGTTCCGAACCTACTTTTGAACCTGGGGTGTGGAAAGATTTGGCTCATGACGCAGTTCAGGATATCAGTTACCAAGGAATTCTGAACTGTTTCGAAGAAGGAAACAACCTGTTGAAAGGCTACGAAAGCCAGTTGGTTTCCATTCATGATCCAGACGAGTATTTGGAATTGGCGGCTACACCGGAAGATTACGAAAAACGATTTGAAGATATCCTGGAGGGATATGCGGCTCTGGACGAACTGAAACAGGCCGGCAAAGTAAAAGCCATAGGAGTGGGCTCTAAAGACTGGAAGGTGATCCAAAAGATTTATCAGCATTTTCCACTGGACTGGGTGATGATTGCGAATAGCATGACGATTTACGATCATCCTGTGGAGTTATTTGAATTTATGAAAACACTGGAAAAAGAAGGCGTAGGTGTCATCAATTCAGCGGTTTTCCATTCCGGATTCTTAGTGGGAGGCGATTACTTTGATTATCAGAAAATAAACTCAGTTGACCCTACTTTCACCAAAAGATTCCTGTGGCGAGGAAGGTTCTTTGCGCTCTGCGAAGTGCATGCCATAGATCCTGCTCATGCCTGTATACAATTTGCCTTACAGCTCCCTGGAGTCCATGCCCTGGCTCTGAACTCCACCTCTATGCATAGAATCCGTGCGAATCAGGAGTTTTGCGAAACTACCATACGGGATTCATTTTGGGATGCTTGTAAGGAACACGGCTTGATCGCCGAGTATTTATCAGAATTTAAATTGAACCAAACTAAATGA
- a CDS encoding zinc-binding alcohol dehydrogenase family protein: protein MKLLSCTSPGVFAYLQGEKPQLSEGRAIVKIKRIGICGTDLHAFEGTQPFFSYPRTLGHELAGEVVEIEESEVISKGDLVTVIPYFNCGTCVACRNGKPNCCQKISVFGVHEDGGMQEFVTLPISSLVKKEGLSLEQLALAEPFAIGAHGVRRAGVKSGQFVLVIGAGPIGLGVMEFARIAGATVIAMDINENRLEFCRDVWNIPHVVKAGKTAHEEIQRITNGDFCDSVIDATGSLAAINQGFQYIAHGGNYVLVGLQKGEIAFSHPEFHKREATLMSSRNATREDFDQVLEVMASGELSVEKYITHRVKFDQVKGDFQSWLDPATGVIKALVEV from the coding sequence ATGAAACTATTAAGCTGCACCTCTCCAGGTGTATTTGCATATCTACAAGGGGAAAAACCTCAGCTTTCGGAAGGTCGGGCAATTGTCAAAATCAAGCGGATTGGCATTTGCGGCACAGATCTTCATGCCTTCGAAGGCACCCAGCCTTTTTTCTCTTACCCAAGGACACTGGGGCACGAATTGGCGGGAGAAGTGGTAGAGATTGAAGAAAGTGAAGTGATTTCCAAGGGCGACTTGGTGACCGTGATTCCCTACTTCAACTGCGGCACTTGTGTAGCCTGTAGAAATGGGAAACCCAATTGCTGCCAGAAAATCAGCGTCTTTGGTGTTCACGAGGATGGAGGAATGCAGGAATTTGTCACTTTGCCGATTTCTTCTTTGGTGAAAAAAGAAGGCTTAAGCTTGGAGCAACTTGCCTTAGCGGAGCCATTCGCCATAGGAGCACATGGGGTGCGTAGAGCAGGAGTAAAGTCGGGGCAGTTTGTACTGGTGATCGGAGCAGGTCCGATTGGATTAGGTGTGATGGAATTCGCCAGAATCGCCGGAGCTACGGTGATCGCCATGGATATCAATGAGAATCGACTGGAGTTTTGCAGAGATGTTTGGAATATTCCGCATGTGGTGAAAGCTGGAAAAACTGCCCATGAAGAAATTCAACGAATTACAAACGGGGATTTTTGTGATTCAGTAATTGATGCTACAGGCAGTTTGGCAGCCATTAACCAGGGTTTTCAATACATAGCTCATGGCGGAAATTACGTCTTGGTAGGCTTGCAAAAGGGAGAAATTGCTTTCTCACACCCTGAGTTTCATAAGCGTGAAGCGACGCTGATGAGCAGTAGAAACGCAACCAGGGAAGACTTTGACCAGGTGCTGGAAGTGATGGCATCTGGGGAATTGTCAGTGGAAAAGTACATCACGCATAGAGTAAAGTTTGATCAGGTGAAGGGTGATTTTCAGTCTTGGCTGGATCCGGCTACAGGAGTGATTAAGGCGCTGGTGGAGGTGTAG